From Phaenicophaeus curvirostris isolate KB17595 unplaced genomic scaffold, BPBGC_Pcur_1.0 scaffold_69, whole genome shotgun sequence, one genomic window encodes:
- the ROBO4 gene encoding roundabout homolog 4 isoform X1 has product MAHSWVMALALGLCLTTLRHGGCHPPGAGTAPQSAAALRDNFRLQPGDLVATAGQALELDCVPPLGHPEPHITWKKDGVTLTGDRYVVTNGKLRVAPARRSDSGLYVCVAANTAGERESRSAHVSVLEKPAIVQHPGDAAVVAGSTAELGCGVQGDPAPRVQWHKEHGDLPWGRHEVDREHTLRLYAVTSADAGTYVCTAQSPLGTAAATIRLRVEDRLPTGRQEAVPWDLLAVRLHLDNGTVLPTAAVLLRWRMLMPAPVPEGYLVLYRSLLPVSTSWVQHNAGRELSTIIPRLRRGYKYEFKVRPYAGVTQGVDSNSRHLWVPEEVPSAAPQHITVSQAGTGNSTMVVSWEPPPPEAHNGIIQGYKIWSMSEGWEHPTNRTVDGDTRRLETTFSRPGAEFCVQVAAFNGAGLGVPSNATCSILGLMVGSSGVAQALQQPAVIAAAGSLLWLALLALLLLICQRRASQDAAARRLVSRDSPWLGGPWKPGCGPQTLSSSSSLSSRLLGSDSRDPHPSSLSLEPPSPCGDGGHPGVHSSPSTPGPTPWDRVHKRELHQAHSTPLSPGGPVPIPVSGGEWGADLGLAVRWPQLRVRDDDTTTATVARGDPWQPPVFSSPKLWRDRASLGSGVPRPPVTPPRPPHAWHRPVTRSPATALPRDTSPASRCPKDTSSVTEISRDMSSATRCPRDTSPVSGIPRDMSPIIRHPKDTSPATGIPKNMSPATRHPKDSGPVTGIPRDVSLVTRHLREMSLVSENLNDMFLATRHPKEPPANTRCPKDTSLVTDSPREVSLVTRQRRDMSLVSENPKGMFLAIRHPKDSSPTTRHPRDTVLATRQSEGTSLVTKCSKDMSPATIHPRDTSPVRRHQRDMSPATRHPKDIFLASGHPRDTSPVTRLPKEKSPATRYLKDMSPSTRYAKDMSPDTRHTRDSPPIIRHPEEMAPATSPCKDMFLVTRYPKDVSLATWCPRDLSPMIRYPRDMLLITRYPEDVSADTRHPRDTSAATGHPRDTSPVTRHPEEMSPVSGHWRDMFSGDRYPKNVFLAASHSRDPSLVIRHPRSMFPASRYPKDTSPTTRHPRDRSPVTGRLSPVFSDGVLTPQQVAEDLEMDQDTPCPSPPALTTPRSFSPPHTYGYIYGPPASELGEEEEEEEEEEQPVTRGSPGGSLLNGWGSVSEDNFASTRCSLVSSCDGSFLLDASFARALAVAVDGLCFSLEDTDGGYGGERGLSLPPSPLDEVFLPGIPSPSWDWGTAVGITQRAGTEAAAGTPQHGGRRLASGSPWARGGSETGGTRAQQCRTRQGQGPLSSAKTQLY; this is encoded by the exons ATGGCGCACAGCTGGGTGATGGCTCTGGCCTTGGGGCTCTGCCTCACCACGCTGCGCCACGGAG GCTGCCACCCCCCCGGCGCAGGCACAGCTCCGCAAAGCGCGGCAG CCCTGCGGGACAATTTCCGCCTGCAGCCGGGGGATTTGGTGGCCACTGCGGGGCAAGCTTTGGAGCTGGATTGTGTGCCGCCTTTGGGGCACCCCGAACCCCACATCACCTGGAAAAAGGATGGGGTGACCTTGACTGGTGACCGGTACGTGGTCACCAACGGGAAGTTGCGGGTGGCACCAGCACGACGCAGTGACTCCGGACTCTATGTCTGCGTGGCAGCCAACACAGCGGGTGAGAGGGAGAGCCGCAGCGCCCACGTCTCTGTCCTTG AGAAGCCAGCCATCGTGCAGCACCCAGGTGATGCCGCAGTGGTGgctggcagcactgcagagTTGGGCTGCGGCGTCCAAGGTGACCCGGCACCACGGGTGCAGTGGCACAAGGAGCATGGGGACCTGCCCTGGGGCAG GCACGAGGTGGACCGGGAGCACACGTTGCGCCTCTACGCTGTGACATCTGCCGATGCCGGCACCTACGTGTGCACGGCACAGAGCCCACTGGGCACCGCCGCCGCCACCATCCGCCTCCGCGTGGAGG accggCTGCCGACAGGCCGGCAGGAGGCCGTGCCATGGGACCTGCTGGCCGTGCGCCTGCACCTGGACAATGGCACCGTGCTGCCCACCGCCGCTGTCCTGCTCCGTTGGCGG ATGCTGATGCCGGCGCCGGTGCCAGAGGGCTACCTGGTGCTTTACCGCAGCCTGCTCCCGGTTAGCACCTCCTGGGTCCAACATAACGCCGGCAGGGAGCTCAGCACCATCATTCCCAGGCTCCGCAGGGGCTACAAGTACGAGTTCAAGGTCCGCCCCTATGCTGGGGTGACCCAGGGTGTGGACAGCAACAGCAGGCACCTCTGGGTACCTGAGGAAG TGCCGAGCGCAGCGCCTCAGCACATCACCGTGAGCCAAGCTGGGACAGGGAACAGCACCATGGTCGTGAGCTGGGAGCCACCTCCTCCTGAAGCCCACAATGGCATCATCCAGGGCTACAAG ATATGGTCGATGAGTGAGGGCTGGGAGCACCCCACCAACAGGACAGTGGACGGAGACACCCGCCGCCTGGAAACCACCTTCTCAAGACCTGGGGCTGAATTCTGTGTCCAGGTGGCAGCTTTTAATGgtgcggggctgggggtccccagCAACGCCACCTGCAGCATCCTGG GGCTGATGGTGGGGAGCAGCGGGGTGGCCCAGGCACTGCAGCAGCCTGCGGTCATCGCAGCCGCGGGCTCCCTGCTCTGGTTGGCTTTGctcgccctcctcctcctcatctgcCAACGCCGTGCCAGCCAGGATGCTGCGGCCCGCCG GCTGGTGTCCAGGGACTCGCCGTGGCTCGGAGGACCCTGGAAACCTGGCTGTGGCCCCCAGactctgagcagcagcagcagcctcagcagCCGGCTCCTGGGCAGTGACAGCCGagatccccatccctcct CCCTGTCCTTGGAGCCCCCGAGCCCCTGCGGAGACGGGGGGCACCCCGGGGTGCACTCCTCGCCCAGCACCCCCGGCCCCACGCCCTGGGACCGCGTCCACAAGCGAG AGCTGCACCAGGCGCACAGCACCCCGCTGTCCCCGGGGGGTCCCGTCCCTATCCCTGTGAGCGGAGGCGAGTGGGGTGCAGATTTGGGGCTGGCGGTGAGGTGGCCTCAGCTAAGGGTCCGGGATGATGACACCACCACCGCCACCGTGGCCAGAGGGGACCCGTGGCAGCCGCCGGTCTTCAGTTCCCCAAAACTATGGCGGGACAGGGCCTCGTTGGGCTCTGGTGTCCCCAGGCCACCAGTGACACCTCCGCGACCGCCCCATGCATGGCACCGGCCGGTGACCCG GTCCCCAGCCACAGCACTCCCCAGGGACACGTCCCCGGCCAGCAGGTGCCCCAAGGACACGTCCTCAGTCACTGAGATCTCCAGGGACATGTCCTCAGCCACCAGGTGCCCCAGGGACACGTCCCCAGTCAGTGGGATCCCCAGGGACATGTCCCCCATCATCAGGCATCCCAAGGACACATCCCCAGCCACTGGGATCCCCAAGAATATGTCCCCAGCCACCAGGCACCCCAAGGACTCAGGCCCAGTCACTGGGATCCCCAGGGATGTGTCACTGGTCACCAGGCACCTCCGGGAAATGTCTCTGGTGTCCGAGAACCTCAATGACATGTTCTTGGCCACCAGGCACCCCAAAGAGCCACCAGCAAACACCAGGTGCCCCAAGGACACATCCCTGGTCACTGACAGCCCCAGGGAAGTGTCACTGGTCACCAGGCAAcgcagggacatgtccctggTCTCTGAGAACCCCAAGGGCATGTTCCTGGCCATCAGGCACCCCAAGGACTCATCACCCACCACCAGGCACCCGAGGGACACAGTCTTGGCCACTAGGCAATCTGAGGGCACGTCCCTGGTCACCAAGTGCTCCAAGGACATGTCCCCAGCCACCATCCACCCCAGAGACACATCACCAGTGAGGAGACACCAGAGAGACATGTCGCCAGCCACCAGGCACCCCAAGGACATCTTCCTGGCCAGTGGACACCCAAGAGACACATCCCCAGTCACTAGGCTACCCAAGGAGAAGTCACCAGCCACCAG GTACCTGAAAGACATGTCACCGTCCACCAGGTATGCAAAGGACATGTCCCCGGATACCAGGCACACCAGGGATTCACCCCCCATCATCAGGCACCCCGAGGAGATGGCCCCAGCCACCAGTCCCTGCAAGGACATGTTCTTGGTCACCAGGTACCCCAAGGATGTGTCCCTGGCCACCTGGTGTCCTAGGGACCTATCACCAATGATCAGGTACCCAAGGGACATGTTACTGATCACCAGGTACCCCGAAGACGTGTCAGCAGACACCAGGCATCCCAGGGACACATCCGCAGCCACTGGGCACCCAAGGGACACATCTCCAGTCACTAGGCACCCTGAAGAGATGTCCCCAGTCTCTGGTCACTGGAGAGACATGTTCTCAGGCGACAGGTACCCCAAGAATGTGTTCCTAGCTGCCAGCCACTCCAGGGACCCATCACTGGTGATCAGGCACCCCAGGTCCATGTTCCCGGCCAGCAGGTACCCCAAGGACACATCTCCAACCACCAGGCACCCAAGGGACAGGTCCCCAGTCACTGGGCGTCTCTCGCCAGTGTTCAGTGATGGGGTCCTCACACCGCAGCAAGTGGCCGAGGACCTTGAGATGGACCAAGACACCCCGTGCCCGAG ccccccagcGCTAACCACACCACGGTCCTTCTCGCCACCGCACACCTATGGCTACATCTATGGGCCACCAGCGTCCGAGctgggtgaggaggaggaggaagaggaggaggaagagcaacCAGTGACAAGGGGCTCGCCAGGGGGGTCATTGCTCAACGGCTGGGGCTCTGTCTCAGAGGACAACTTTGCCAGCACCCGCTGCAGCTTGGTGAGCTCCTGCGATGGCTCCTTTCTCCTGGACGCAAGCTTTGCCCGGGCGCTGGCCGTGGCTGTCGATGGCCTCTGCTTCAGCCTCGAGGACACCGACGGGGGCTACGGGGGTGAGCGAG GTCTCTCACTGCCACCATCACCCTTGGACGAGGTTTTCTTGCCTGGCATCCCCAGCCCATCCTGGGACTGGGGGACAGCGGTGGGGATCACGCAGAGAGCTGGGACGGAGGCAGCTGCGGGCACCCCACAGCACG GTGGCCGCAGGTTGGCGAGTGGCAGCCCGTGGGCCAGAGGGGGCAGTGAGACAGGAGGGACAAGAGCACAGCAGTGCAGGACACGGCAAGGCCAGGGTCCTCTCAGCTCAGCTAAAACCCAGCTTTATTAA
- the ROBO4 gene encoding roundabout homolog 4 isoform X4, whose product MAHSWVMALALGLCLTTLRHGGCHPPGAGTAPQSAAALRDNFRLQPGDLVATAGQALELDCVPPLGHPEPHITWKKDGVTLTGDRYVVTNGKLRVAPARRSDSGLYVCVAANTAGERESRSAHVSVLEKPAIVQHPGDAAVVAGSTAELGCGVQGDPAPRVQWHKEHGDLPWGRHEVDREHTLRLYAVTSADAGTYVCTAQSPLGTAAATIRLRVEDRLPTGRQEAVPWDLLAVRLHLDNGTVLPTAAVLLRWRMLMPAPVPEGYLVLYRSLLPVSTSWVQHNAGRELSTIIPRLRRGYKYEFKVRPYAGVTQGVDSNSRHLWVPEEVPSAAPQHITVSQAGTGNSTMVVSWEPPPPEAHNGIIQGYKIWSMSEGWEHPTNRTVDGDTRRLETTFSRPGAEFCVQVAAFNGAGLGVPSNATCSILGLMVGSSGVAQALQQPAVIAAAGSLLWLALLALLLLICQRRASQDAAARRLVSRDSPWLGGPWKPGCGPQTLSSSSSLSSRLLGSDSRDPHPSSLSLEPPSPCGDGGHPGVHSSPSTPGPTPWDRVHKRELHQAHSTPLSPGGPVPIPVSGGEWGADLGLAVRWPQLRVRDDDTTTATVARGDPWQPPVFSSPKLWRDRASLGSGVPRPPVTPPRPPHAWHRPVTRSPATALPRDTSPASRCPKDTSSVTEISRDMSSATRCPRDTSPVSGIPRDMSPIIRHPKDTSPATGIPKNMSPATRHPKDSGPVTGIPRDVSLVTRHLREMSLVSENLNDMFLATRHPKEPPANTRCPKDTSLVTDSPREVSLVTRQRRDMSLVSENPKGMFLAIRHPKDSSPTTRHPRDTVLATRQSEGTSLVTKCSKDMSPATIHPRDTSPVRRHQRDMSPATRHPKDIFLASGHPRDTSPVTRLPKEKSPATRYLKDMSPSTRYAKDMSPDTRHTRDSPPIIRHPEEMAPATSPCKDMFLVTRYPEDVSADTRHPRDTSAATGHPRDTSPVTRHPEEMSPVSGHWRDMFSGDRYPKNVFLAASHSRDPSLVIRHPRSMFPASRYPKDTSPTTRHPRDRSPVTGRLSPVFSDGVLTPQQVAEDLEMDQDTPCPSPPALTTPRSFSPPHTYGYIYGPPASELGEEEEEEEEEEQPVTRGSPGGSLLNGWGSVSEDNFASTRCSLVSSCDGSFLLDASFARALAVAVDGLCFSLEDTDGGYGGERGLSLPPSPLDEVFLPGIPSPSWDWGTAVGITQRAGTEAAAGTPQHGGRRLASGSPWARGGSETGGTRAQQCRTRQGQGPLSSAKTQLY is encoded by the exons ATGGCGCACAGCTGGGTGATGGCTCTGGCCTTGGGGCTCTGCCTCACCACGCTGCGCCACGGAG GCTGCCACCCCCCCGGCGCAGGCACAGCTCCGCAAAGCGCGGCAG CCCTGCGGGACAATTTCCGCCTGCAGCCGGGGGATTTGGTGGCCACTGCGGGGCAAGCTTTGGAGCTGGATTGTGTGCCGCCTTTGGGGCACCCCGAACCCCACATCACCTGGAAAAAGGATGGGGTGACCTTGACTGGTGACCGGTACGTGGTCACCAACGGGAAGTTGCGGGTGGCACCAGCACGACGCAGTGACTCCGGACTCTATGTCTGCGTGGCAGCCAACACAGCGGGTGAGAGGGAGAGCCGCAGCGCCCACGTCTCTGTCCTTG AGAAGCCAGCCATCGTGCAGCACCCAGGTGATGCCGCAGTGGTGgctggcagcactgcagagTTGGGCTGCGGCGTCCAAGGTGACCCGGCACCACGGGTGCAGTGGCACAAGGAGCATGGGGACCTGCCCTGGGGCAG GCACGAGGTGGACCGGGAGCACACGTTGCGCCTCTACGCTGTGACATCTGCCGATGCCGGCACCTACGTGTGCACGGCACAGAGCCCACTGGGCACCGCCGCCGCCACCATCCGCCTCCGCGTGGAGG accggCTGCCGACAGGCCGGCAGGAGGCCGTGCCATGGGACCTGCTGGCCGTGCGCCTGCACCTGGACAATGGCACCGTGCTGCCCACCGCCGCTGTCCTGCTCCGTTGGCGG ATGCTGATGCCGGCGCCGGTGCCAGAGGGCTACCTGGTGCTTTACCGCAGCCTGCTCCCGGTTAGCACCTCCTGGGTCCAACATAACGCCGGCAGGGAGCTCAGCACCATCATTCCCAGGCTCCGCAGGGGCTACAAGTACGAGTTCAAGGTCCGCCCCTATGCTGGGGTGACCCAGGGTGTGGACAGCAACAGCAGGCACCTCTGGGTACCTGAGGAAG TGCCGAGCGCAGCGCCTCAGCACATCACCGTGAGCCAAGCTGGGACAGGGAACAGCACCATGGTCGTGAGCTGGGAGCCACCTCCTCCTGAAGCCCACAATGGCATCATCCAGGGCTACAAG ATATGGTCGATGAGTGAGGGCTGGGAGCACCCCACCAACAGGACAGTGGACGGAGACACCCGCCGCCTGGAAACCACCTTCTCAAGACCTGGGGCTGAATTCTGTGTCCAGGTGGCAGCTTTTAATGgtgcggggctgggggtccccagCAACGCCACCTGCAGCATCCTGG GGCTGATGGTGGGGAGCAGCGGGGTGGCCCAGGCACTGCAGCAGCCTGCGGTCATCGCAGCCGCGGGCTCCCTGCTCTGGTTGGCTTTGctcgccctcctcctcctcatctgcCAACGCCGTGCCAGCCAGGATGCTGCGGCCCGCCG GCTGGTGTCCAGGGACTCGCCGTGGCTCGGAGGACCCTGGAAACCTGGCTGTGGCCCCCAGactctgagcagcagcagcagcctcagcagCCGGCTCCTGGGCAGTGACAGCCGagatccccatccctcct CCCTGTCCTTGGAGCCCCCGAGCCCCTGCGGAGACGGGGGGCACCCCGGGGTGCACTCCTCGCCCAGCACCCCCGGCCCCACGCCCTGGGACCGCGTCCACAAGCGAG AGCTGCACCAGGCGCACAGCACCCCGCTGTCCCCGGGGGGTCCCGTCCCTATCCCTGTGAGCGGAGGCGAGTGGGGTGCAGATTTGGGGCTGGCGGTGAGGTGGCCTCAGCTAAGGGTCCGGGATGATGACACCACCACCGCCACCGTGGCCAGAGGGGACCCGTGGCAGCCGCCGGTCTTCAGTTCCCCAAAACTATGGCGGGACAGGGCCTCGTTGGGCTCTGGTGTCCCCAGGCCACCAGTGACACCTCCGCGACCGCCCCATGCATGGCACCGGCCGGTGACCCG GTCCCCAGCCACAGCACTCCCCAGGGACACGTCCCCGGCCAGCAGGTGCCCCAAGGACACGTCCTCAGTCACTGAGATCTCCAGGGACATGTCCTCAGCCACCAGGTGCCCCAGGGACACGTCCCCAGTCAGTGGGATCCCCAGGGACATGTCCCCCATCATCAGGCATCCCAAGGACACATCCCCAGCCACTGGGATCCCCAAGAATATGTCCCCAGCCACCAGGCACCCCAAGGACTCAGGCCCAGTCACTGGGATCCCCAGGGATGTGTCACTGGTCACCAGGCACCTCCGGGAAATGTCTCTGGTGTCCGAGAACCTCAATGACATGTTCTTGGCCACCAGGCACCCCAAAGAGCCACCAGCAAACACCAGGTGCCCCAAGGACACATCCCTGGTCACTGACAGCCCCAGGGAAGTGTCACTGGTCACCAGGCAAcgcagggacatgtccctggTCTCTGAGAACCCCAAGGGCATGTTCCTGGCCATCAGGCACCCCAAGGACTCATCACCCACCACCAGGCACCCGAGGGACACAGTCTTGGCCACTAGGCAATCTGAGGGCACGTCCCTGGTCACCAAGTGCTCCAAGGACATGTCCCCAGCCACCATCCACCCCAGAGACACATCACCAGTGAGGAGACACCAGAGAGACATGTCGCCAGCCACCAGGCACCCCAAGGACATCTTCCTGGCCAGTGGACACCCAAGAGACACATCCCCAGTCACTAGGCTACCCAAGGAGAAGTCACCAGCCACCAG GTACCTGAAAGACATGTCACCGTCCACCAGGTATGCAAAGGACATGTCCCCGGATACCAGGCACACCAGGGATTCACCCCCCATCATCAGGCACCCCGAGGAGATGGCCCCAGCCACCAGTCCCTGCAAGGACATGTTCTTGGTCACCAG GTACCCCGAAGACGTGTCAGCAGACACCAGGCATCCCAGGGACACATCCGCAGCCACTGGGCACCCAAGGGACACATCTCCAGTCACTAGGCACCCTGAAGAGATGTCCCCAGTCTCTGGTCACTGGAGAGACATGTTCTCAGGCGACAGGTACCCCAAGAATGTGTTCCTAGCTGCCAGCCACTCCAGGGACCCATCACTGGTGATCAGGCACCCCAGGTCCATGTTCCCGGCCAGCAGGTACCCCAAGGACACATCTCCAACCACCAGGCACCCAAGGGACAGGTCCCCAGTCACTGGGCGTCTCTCGCCAGTGTTCAGTGATGGGGTCCTCACACCGCAGCAAGTGGCCGAGGACCTTGAGATGGACCAAGACACCCCGTGCCCGAG ccccccagcGCTAACCACACCACGGTCCTTCTCGCCACCGCACACCTATGGCTACATCTATGGGCCACCAGCGTCCGAGctgggtgaggaggaggaggaagaggaggaggaagagcaacCAGTGACAAGGGGCTCGCCAGGGGGGTCATTGCTCAACGGCTGGGGCTCTGTCTCAGAGGACAACTTTGCCAGCACCCGCTGCAGCTTGGTGAGCTCCTGCGATGGCTCCTTTCTCCTGGACGCAAGCTTTGCCCGGGCGCTGGCCGTGGCTGTCGATGGCCTCTGCTTCAGCCTCGAGGACACCGACGGGGGCTACGGGGGTGAGCGAG GTCTCTCACTGCCACCATCACCCTTGGACGAGGTTTTCTTGCCTGGCATCCCCAGCCCATCCTGGGACTGGGGGACAGCGGTGGGGATCACGCAGAGAGCTGGGACGGAGGCAGCTGCGGGCACCCCACAGCACG GTGGCCGCAGGTTGGCGAGTGGCAGCCCGTGGGCCAGAGGGGGCAGTGAGACAGGAGGGACAAGAGCACAGCAGTGCAGGACACGGCAAGGCCAGGGTCCTCTCAGCTCAGCTAAAACCCAGCTTTATTAA